The sequence GCCTTGACGCAGGTTTTCGGTGCTGTGCAAAATTCGTGATGTCATCGGCACAGTGCATCGTCTAGGCCAGCTGAAAAATGATGAATCCAGACCTCGAGGAATTATTCTTCAGTTCACATCAAGAATTCACCGAGATGCTGTTTGGAAGGCTGCAAAAGAATCtacttttctatttatttattattatttatctattattatttatttatttttccctagTAGGAATGCTTCTTTTTGTTGGATACAAGGTCACTTTTGGAAGCACATACTTTTGTTATTTGTCTTTTTGCCACTCGGATTAGTTATATTTTTATAGAGTAAAGGTTTCTTTTATGTAAGTGGATAATATTACTTTTGTTAGTagggaattttgttttttagttagaCTAAAATAACTGATGAAGAATCCGTTGACAGAATTTAAAGTCTATTTCTATTGTTGTGTTCCACTGACTTAATTAATAGTGATGTTTAAATGGTGCGGTCCCAAACAACAGGGTTATTGTTCTAGCACTCTAAATcttaacttgtttttgtttgtttgttgttgttaatacgTCTTTGTCTATTGTTACTCTCAATGCCAGAAAGAAATGTTGTAAAGCGTAAagcgatttttttgtttgctaaaCAGCAtagatttgatttttgtttttttcaagagaCACACTCGACTACTGATGACATGCGGTTGTGGAAAACTCAGTGGGGTAACAACTTATGGTTTGCTCATGGTTCTGCATATTCTGCTGGGGTTGCTACAATGaaacacctgttttctggtAGCGTTTTACACACCATGTGCGATAAAGCAGGTCATTTCTTACTACAGGTAATATTAATCAGCACTGGAAATATTGTATTAATGGTTAATTTGTATGGATATAACTCAAATTCTGAAAATAATGAACTTGAGGAATTAGAAAATTATATTAAGAACTTGTTTGACAAATTTCCAAATTCTAGCATAGTGATGGGTGGAGACTTCAATATGATATTGGACCATGATTTGGACTGTTGGCCTCCATGTGACCAATCTGCTGTTAATAATAGGTTGAAGATATTCATGCAAGCATTTAACTTGGTTGATATATGGAGGAATAATAACCCAAATCTGAAGGAGTTCACTTGGAGTAATAGAAATGCCACCAGGTTGTCACATATTGACTTTTGGCTTATTTCTCAAAATATGAACGTAAACCCAATCTCAGTTGATATCATTACAACTCCTTTAACTGATCATAATGCAGTCTCAATTTCTATTCCTTTGTACTCTAACGACTCTTAAAATATGTAGAAATGCCTACTGGAAGCTTAATAGTTCTCTGTTACAGCATGATGCAGTTAAAGATAATATTGTAAGACTAATTTAAAAATTCTGGAACCGAGAACTGGTGTGgagggacactttttttttttttcccagagctGTCCAAGGGGACAACCAACCCAGGAAGTCTCCCataatggctgcttcaaaacaaaatggccgctttccTTTTCAGTCTTGGAAGATAGTCTTGAGagttttgagactttttttttctgcgacaaaacacattatatatatatataccgttaTCTAATTTTATGTGGTGAAACTAATGTATATGGCTATTTTTTCCTAACTTTCTAGAGGTCACTACAAGCTAATAAACTACAAATATACATTATTGACCTACTAGATACAtacaagttgttttagccctcATCATGACCAATATCAAATTAGGTTACTCTTTTGTTAAAAGTTTTTTACAGCTTGGACTTTAACATAAGCTGTACAAACACAACCGCGCTGACTTGTGTCTCCAGTACTTCCGGGTACCGCTCACCTGTTACACCTGCGTTACAGCGCAGACTCAGCTGAGTCCCTCCGGTGCACCTGCTGCCATGATGACCGAGGAGCTGACCGATTTAACCGCACCGAAAGACGGCTTGGAAACTTCCACGGCGGTAAAAAGCGGGAAGATGAGCCCCACGAAGCAGCCCATCTTCGCTGCGCTCGGAGGGGACACCTCCGCCGCCATAGCATCGGGGGAGAAGGCAGGCGGAGCGCCGACGGCACCTGCTGCCACCGCCGTAATGGCCACCACCTCCGACACCGAGTCCGGAATCTTCTCCGGAGAGAGCGAGACGTGCGTGGAGCATGAGTGCGAGCTGGACTGGTTCTGCGGGACCGAGTTGAAGCTGATTTGCTCCCACTGCGCCAAAGAAGGCCCCTGCCGCGGACACAGCGTGACCCCACTGGCCGACAGAGTCACCGCAGTCCGGGTGAGTTCTTCGTCCTTTGCTCTTCCATCTTCTGCGACTTCTTCTAACTAAAGTATACGGTCTCCACTTGATGTACGTAAATCGCAACTCATAGTTTATCAACGGTAACCTAGTAGGGCTACTTAATTACATATTACACAAttacagttaaaaaataaataaataaaaaaagaagagaagaaaTCGTTTGAAAAGGCCACAAATATAAGTCAAATGAAACTGGAACAGCCGTCTTGTGTCGAAATGAATTTCAGTGAATAATTTGTTTGAAAAACACTTGTGGCAGTGACGTGCAAAGGGGGGGGCTGTCAAGGCGTGTaccggtgtgtgtgtgtccgggggtgtgtgggtgtgtgtgtgtgtgggtgtgtgtgtgggtgttggGGGGGGCAATTTtatcaattttgtattttttttgtgttgatttaGCAAAAAAAGAATTCACTTTATTTAGAAACCGTACAGTTTTAAATATGTCAAAACACATACAAAGTGTGCTAAAAGCATTTCTATCTAGGAAATAGGAATACATTTCTTTGAGGGGTGTGACTTTACATTGCTTGTTGCAATTCTTTTGTACACCTAATGTCAAAAGATGTGGACATTGACTGTGAGCACACATACCAAAGCAGCCAAGAGGCCGGCACTGGATTGTGTGGAATTTGTTTATACATGTGTGGCCCAATAACGCAACACCACATCCCCGTAAGGGTGTGTGACATGATATGTCTATCAGGTTTTTGTAATGTTATCATCCCTGTCTAATTCCTCTCTCAAGACAGGATTTTCTCGTTGGATTTCCATCTTCcagatctttctttttttttttctcccaccccctcCCTCAGAATCAACTGGTGGACGCGTGTGAGAAAATGCAGATCCAGGCGCAAAGGATGGAAAGGTTCATCGAGCACACGCTCGTAGCCAAGGAGCAAAAGCTTCAGGTGGGAGACATGTCGAACGGTCGAAgctttcaaaattatttttttttttcaaaaaatgtattgtaatCCATAATAATCTATTATATCTGCCAATATAAAAGTAAATATCTGTAACCATAACTTACAATTTATTGAACAGATTAGTTGGTaggtagtaggggtgtgaattgcctagtacctgacgattcgattcgtatcacgattcacaggtcacgattcgattcgataccgattaatcccgatacgaatggtcacgattcgataccgattaatcccgatacgaatttataagtcgattgttgcgattttttttcattcatatttagaaaatactaatcagtaagcttgtagagtgtaagatttatatgaaaatgtattatttatttatctgaaatttcagtcttatagaggttgtaatctgtttcatgtttgaacagcattaaaataaaaatattaaggcttaatgtgccgttcatataacattcttccatgctcaaggtgtgaatcctaaaaaaaaaaaaaaaaaaaaaaaaaaaaaaaaaaaaaaaaaaaatcgattctgccgattattgaatcgcttcgagaatcgcgcgatgtagtatcgcgatatatcgccgaatcgatttttttttaacacccctagtaggtaggtaggtaggtaggtaggtaccAGCCAGTCCTGACTAGCTAACTAATCAGCCTGttaggttagttagttagttagttagttagtcaggACTGACTGTTAGTTAGTTAGGTCGGTTTGGTTGACTAGATgtatagatagacagacagacagacctgtgtagttagttagttagttagttagttagtttggaCCATTTGGTTTGTTTACTGTGCTTGGCTGatttgtaaatttgtgagttatttagtaatgattatttttcatgaattaaAACATGCTGTGtgctccccgtgcctgcgtgggtcttcttcgggcactcccacattccaaagacatgcatggcaggttaattggacctgccgaattgtccctgggtctgcttgtaagtgtggatgattgttcgtctctctgtgccctgcgattggctggcaaccagtccagggtgtaccccgcttactgcccaaagccagttgagataggctccagcaccacccgcgaccctggtgaggaataagcggtcaagaaaatggatggatggataaaacatGCTGAATGGGTAGGAAATATCAAGGAACGTGAGCAGACTGGTTGCTATGACTGgacagaacgtggacagactgggcattacgtggacagacttggcatgacgtggacagacttggcaggacagacttggcaggacgtggacagacttggcagttCAGAACTGGCAGGACAGAcctggcaggacgtggacagacttcgcaggacagacttggcagaacgtggacagacttggcaggatgtggacagaagacttggcaggacaaacctggcaggacgtggacagacttggcaggacagacttggcagaacgtggacagacttggttggacagacttggcaggacagacttggcagaacgtggacagacttggtagGACAGACTTGACAAGACGTGGACAGACGTGTACAGACTTTGAAACTTGACCTGCCAGCAAACACTACCAACCACACCACAccaggacaagacaagacaatgctcccacaacacgtgaaaaaaaacaacactgactACGGTAAATATActaacactaacgagacactaacaagacacactcgGGAAACACAAtgggctgagggcactgattggtcacacatactgggaagggaagacaaggttaacgataacgagacacggggagaacacagGACAAAACACGACAACacctaaaactaaacaaaacccaaacacccggaaccaaaacatgacaacttCAGAGCCCCTGAAATTATCTGAAAGTCCATTCATTTTGATGGTTTTACTCCAACAGCATGCCATTGTGCAAATActtccatccatacattttcttgactgcttattcctcacaagggtcacggagcctatctcagctggctctgggcagtaggcaggagacaccctggactggctgccagccaatcgcagggcacacagagacggacaaccatccacacgcacaagcacacctagggacaatttggaactcccaattaacctgccatgcatgtctttggaatgtgggaggagaccggagtacccggagaagacccatgcgggcacggggagaacatgcaaactccacccaggaaggccggagcctggacttgaacccaagtcctcagtactgggaggtggacgtgctaaccactcgaccatcattgtgcaaataattttgaacataattaaGTCCTCCTTGTTCATGCATTGTACTGATGTAGTTGACAGCCAGCATGGCCCGGGAACGGGTGGTGGCCCGGATCAGCGCCGCCCGCGAGGCCctagaggaggaggagcagcgcCTCCTGGAGGAGGTCCAACGGGAGGAGGAGCGCGTGGAGCAGTGCCTCCTCACCCAGAGGGCTCACTGGGGCCAGGCCATGGCCAGCCTGACCCACACACGCTCCAGCCTGGTGCACACTCTAACACACGCTCCCGATGCACAGCTGGTGGTGAGGGTCATGATctgcatttaaaataatcataataataataataataataataataataatataagaaAATCATTGGATAATGCTGTATCTCTGTCTCCACTTATAGACGAGCATTCAGGAAATTGCTGAAAGGTAAGGCAAGAGAACGTGAAGGTACCCCTCCATAATCCATGGCACCAAAAGATAAAGTTGTGTCCCTTCTGTACGTATCAGAATGGAGCAGGCTGAAGGAGTGGGCCAGCCGTGCGATACAGAGCAGCTCAACATGAGGCCGGGCTGCAGCGACAGCAAGCTGCTGAGGGGAATGTGGGCCACCGCCATGCTGCACGGACCAAATGGTCAGTCCAGTGTGGTGTTAATTTTAGccaccattttgaaatttcatctcagttttagtccggttTCAGTCATGCCTGtctgtttttatcatagttagtcaacctcatcccgtttttatttagtcgactataaatctagcattttagtctttaatttagtccaagaaaacaattttattaatctaattttagtcaacaaaaactgtcaacgttttagtctagttttagtcagatcAATCATTTTACCATAGATAttctttgtcagcagattatgttgaacatttcggatctaaaactatttcacataaaattttctctcatccttttgatgaaaaacaacttcacacacgaagtatatcaacaagtggctactatggcttcattagttagcagttcattaacattattgttggaatgttagAGCCATTGgcttaatgttacattatagctagggatgtcacgataagggcaatatcgtgatatcgtgatatcaaaactgccacaatattgtcgtcgtcatgtttaaatggtacacatctgttaaaaaaaaaaaaaagtctggttgattttcatttgtgcagttctagcaccctctagtggctagtttattcgtgcaatttaattttcatttggaatgttttggccttctatgtttaaaatctatgctaattgtcagatgaaggggaacctaatttgcttgtgatcaGCGTGTgattgcattaccaagtaagtgcctcaatattgttattagaaattgtaggtggtttatatgcattgctgttatgtacaaaagcaccaaccatattgtgctttttttttagcatgtgctctcttttttacaatagtgtgatcttttttaaatatcgccaacacgcccacaatatcgtgataattatcgtatcgtgatgtttggatatcgttacatccctagttctagctataatttacttctttttttttttttttttttttacctgtcactgtgaatccacctcatctgtcccatgtgtttgtgaatGTTGCATTCTCTAGCTGCAGATTTTGAAGGGAttgtgtcacatgacaatgtgtcacagtgacagatgagcagacaagattttacaaaatcatataattttcatctcatttttgttcatgaactaaaatgtccatagattttagtccagttttaatTGAGTGAACTACATTTTCATCTAgttttcattagtcgacgaaaatgcatactaatttagtcccagttgttgtttattaatgaggattttagtctagtctagtctagttttcgtccggtgaaaaatgtgcagtgatgaaaatatttttgtttagtttttgttgaccaaaTTAACACTAGTCCAGTGCATTATGAATTATGACATTTTCATTGGCTGGATAGGCTCCGTCTTAGCCGCAATCCCTTTGAGaataagcggtacagaaaatggatggctggatggatgtacTTAAATTTGAATGACATCAGACCGTGGCCCGTTGTACATTATAGTACAACTTTAGCTCTTTTGT comes from Festucalex cinctus isolate MCC-2025b chromosome 15, RoL_Fcin_1.0, whole genome shotgun sequence and encodes:
- the bspry gene encoding B box and SPRY domain-containing protein, whose amino-acid sequence is MMTEELTDLTAPKDGLETSTAVKSGKMSPTKQPIFAALGGDTSAAIASGEKAGGAPTAPAATAVMATTSDTESGIFSGESETCVEHECELDWFCGTELKLICSHCAKEGPCRGHSVTPLADRVTAVRNQLVDACEKMQIQAQRMERFIEHTLVAKEQKLQLTASMARERVVARISAAREALEEEEQRLLEEVQREEERVEQCLLTQRAHWGQAMASLTHTRSSLVHTLTHAPDAQLVTSIQEIAERMEQAEGVGQPCDTEQLNMRPGCSDSKLLRGMWATAMLHGPNAYSLSTLKFDERTVNPHLSISDDRCTLTFLHKKPRQPPPYDPARFDCWPNALGSLSLSSGTHSWVLDVGQSAAFKVGVCYVGLQRKGSGDLARLGHNDQSWVLSHYDGEYSFWHAGEKVLLRLATRPQRVGILLDWPSQTLLFYEPESAAVLHCVTHYFSAPLLPAFAVTDQSITILH